ATGACAGTAGACGAAGCCAACCACGCCAATACTGTCGGAAGTTCCTGGCGCCGGGTTGTCAGCCTGCTGGAACAGGACCACCGCGTATCACCCCGCCAGCGTGGCTTTGTCATCCTTGCCCAGGCGCAGGGTCTCATTGGTTCCACGCTTTTGGTTGCCGTACCCAACGAACTCACCCGCGAGGTGCTCCAGACCCAGGTCAAGGAAGCCCTTGACGATGCACTTCACAATGTCTTCTCCGAAGACATCCGCTGCGCCATCGACGTGGACACCGATCTGGTCCCCATCCACGAGGAACCCGAAGCCACCGTCGAGCCGGCTTTCGCACCGGACCAGGTCGTCGAGCAGAAACCGCAGCCCATGCTGCCCAGCACCTCGCACGAATTCGGCCGTCTGAACCCCAAGTACGTCTTTGACACCTTCGTGATTGGTTCCTCGAACCGTTTCGCCCACGCCGCCGCCGTTGCTGTTGCCGAAGCGCCGGCCAAGGCCTACAACCCACTCTTCATCTATGGTGACTCCGGCCTGGGCAAGACCCACCTCCTGCACGCCATCGGCCACTACGCCCGGAGGCTGTACAGCGGGATCCGCGTCCGCTACGTAAATTCCGAAGAGTTCACCAACGACTTCATCAACTCCATCCGCGATGACGAGGGCACGAGCTTCAAGACGACCTACCGCAATGTGGATGTCCTGCTGATCGATGACATCCAGTTCCTGGTAAGCAAGGACCGGACGCTGGAGGAGTTCTTCCACACGTTCAATGCCCTGCACAACAACAACAAGCAGGTGGTCATCACCTCGGACCAGCCGCCCAAGCTGCTGGCCGGCTTCGAGGACCGCATGAAGTCACGCTTCGAGTGGGGCCTGCTGACGGACATCCAGCCGCCGGAACTCGAGACCCGAATCGCCATCCTCCGCAAGAAGGCGCTCAGCGAGGGCCTGTCGGCGCCGGACGACGCCCTCGAGTACATCGCGTCCAAAATCTCCAGCAACATCCGCGAGCTTGAAGGCGCACTGATCAGGGTAACGGCGTTCGCCAGCCTGAACCGCCAGCCGGTGGACGTGGCCCTTGCCGAGATGGTCCTGAAGGACCTGATTACCGACGACGGCGCCCAGGAGATCACGTCCGCCCAGATCCTCCAGCAGACCGCTGACTACTTCAAACTCAGCATGGAAGAACTGTGCAGCAAATCCCGGACCCGGACGCTGGTAACTGCACGGCAGATCGCCATGTACCTCTGCCGGGAGCTGACGGACATGTCACTTCCCAAGATCGGCCAGGAACTCGGCGGCCGCGACCACACCACCGTCATCCATGCCGACCGGAAGATCCGCGAGCTGATGGCGGAGCGCCGTGTGATCTACAACCAGGTGACCGAGTTGACCAACCGGATCAAGCAGCAACAGCGCGACTCCTGAATCCACACTGCGCCCGGCACTCTATACCTTATTAACAGGGGCATGTGGATAAGCCTGTGGATACTTAAGGGGACAAGCGCGGTTAATGGGCTTAAAACCCTTAAGCCGTCTGTGGATCGTTAAAAATGGCCCTTTGCGTTGTCCCCATCCACACCCTGTTTAAAACCCACTTAACGCACAGCCGGTGAACAGGGCTTAAGCGCGGAACCGCGCGGCAGAACTGGGTTATCCACAGTTTCCACAGCAGTTATTAACACTACTAATCCCAAAAAATTGAAA
This region of Arthrobacter sp. DNA4 genomic DNA includes:
- the dnaA gene encoding chromosomal replication initiator protein DnaA, producing the protein MTVDEANHANTVGSSWRRVVSLLEQDHRVSPRQRGFVILAQAQGLIGSTLLVAVPNELTREVLQTQVKEALDDALHNVFSEDIRCAIDVDTDLVPIHEEPEATVEPAFAPDQVVEQKPQPMLPSTSHEFGRLNPKYVFDTFVIGSSNRFAHAAAVAVAEAPAKAYNPLFIYGDSGLGKTHLLHAIGHYARRLYSGIRVRYVNSEEFTNDFINSIRDDEGTSFKTTYRNVDVLLIDDIQFLVSKDRTLEEFFHTFNALHNNNKQVVITSDQPPKLLAGFEDRMKSRFEWGLLTDIQPPELETRIAILRKKALSEGLSAPDDALEYIASKISSNIRELEGALIRVTAFASLNRQPVDVALAEMVLKDLITDDGAQEITSAQILQQTADYFKLSMEELCSKSRTRTLVTARQIAMYLCRELTDMSLPKIGQELGGRDHTTVIHADRKIRELMAERRVIYNQVTELTNRIKQQQRDS